In a genomic window of Trichoderma atroviride chromosome 4, complete sequence:
- a CDS encoding uncharacterized protein (EggNog:ENOG41~TransMembrane:4 (i7-25o54-74i86-108o146-165i)), giving the protein MALISSTTIITSISLLHLTLAYFFLMQPKTIEDQALVFVLGESMNMPAVRGFDVPSPALALVAVVLGFSGISDLVSLSMPEDFSALYYWGTQAPLRFFLSMLLVFYSYTFNPTSPLFSSSSSSSTRRPGASHKGSGSGTDHLHNRLLFAFAFIEMMAWFWTWITLREERSGILEKMRKQHEKEAHSH; this is encoded by the exons ATGGCTCTCATATCCTCCACCACAATCAtcacctccatctccctcctccacctcaCCCTCGCCTACTTCTTCCTCATGCAACCCAAAACGATTGAGGACCAGGCATTGGTCTTTGTTCTCGGTGAAAGCATGAACATG CCCGCCGTCCGTGGCTTCGATGTCCCAAGCCCAGCTCTAGCCCTCGTAGCCGTCGTCCTTGGCTTCTCCGGAATCAGCGACCTCGTCTCACTATCAATGCCCGAAGACTTCAGCGCTCTATACTACTGGGGCACCCAGG CTCCTCtccgcttcttcctctccatgctcctcgtcttctACTCCTACACTTTCAACCCTACCTCGCCGCTAttctcgtcctcgtcctcttcatcgacaAGACGCCCAGGTGCCTCCCACAAGGGCTCCGGATCGGGCACCGACCACCTGCACAACAGGCTGCTCTTTGCATTCGCGTTTATCGAAATGATGGCTTGGTTTTGGACCTGGATTACCCTGCGGGAAGAGCGATCGGGCATTCTCGAAAAGATGAGGAAGCAGCATGAGAAGGAAGCGCACAGCCATTAA
- a CDS encoding uncharacterized protein (EggNog:ENOG41) → MQTAKGKAEALGRKAKLANSYQELLDEFASNDLKSVGNYTLGRLIGKGSFGKVYLATHKLTNGSKVVLKSANRTDSNLAREIHHHRQFVHPHIARLYEVIVTENLVWMVLEYCAGDELYNYLLDHGPLPMPKVQKIFAQLVGAVSYVHMQSCVHRDLKLENILFDTHENVKLVDFGFTREYEGRTNHLQTFCGTICYSAPEMLKGEKYAGEKVDVWSLGIILFALLCGELPFDDDDDNVTRTKILTEEPNFPEHCPAEAIPLIKSLLSKRPILRPGLPEILAHPFLAEHAPAQQAILETKALPPFSTLLEKDCLHRMRSAGVDTDAIIESVMAQKCNALAGWWTLLLEKEERKLRRRERKRKEREKDMDKSLHRISVASSRFERMLQDVDEDGGLTKQFIKLGEPAMPRTRGRPDRRSAHYYDLAIHDVSYFTADGSRSNAPQTPDENGRHRSIDSHSIRSVSTTRNYRPIPPPKEGILRSARSRGSTLHLVTTTESLGLDNHSAPPSSSQQQDDSSLQKAKKRPSQAIIAHWKNWTHWFIENTTRRRRGHERRTSRSVPDLHNKEGSAKSINDVSPRPQTSKNPNTGLIGANPTAPLPKGVIPNGLVAKANGSSSYGSLRGSISGPVGTPSQQPLRPKIATSQAYKRQSLSPSPLTPRGTVRRSSAGLRGRKSTSSSVSSVRSMHHHHHTHSKASSTSSTGSVSTTKTPLARGHSPHHSVKVLPATPTGTGFPSNIRLVRMPPAPAPTMNMYNEGMPSQPQAPGSPNPFGTGVMFAKRKKNLFKGPGLSFGGSSHGHRNGGSGSHSHSRSGSASGLGRHSGEITIQEEDEDHMGGVDEEEEEEEIEEVDAFSPLVGGPGEIIEEQILEDEEATTPTAEVHSPDIQSPSAISPRNTVLA, encoded by the exons ATGCAGACGGCTAAGGGGAAGGCCGAGGCGCTGGGACGAAAGGCCAAG CTTGCCAATTCCTACCAGGAGCTCTTAGA TGAATTCGCGAGCAATGATCTCAAATCAGTCGGCAATTACACCCTCGGCCGCCTCATTGGCAAAGGATCCTTTGGCAAGGTGTATCTGGCCACCCACAAGCTCACTAATGGCTCCAAG GTCGTGTTGAAGTCGGCGAATCGAACCGACTCTAATCTGGCCCGCGAaatccaccaccaccgaCAGTTTGTCCACCCACACATTGCGAGGTTGTATGAAGTTATTGTGACGGAGAACTTGGTGTGGATGGTTCTCGAGTACTGTGCAG GCGACGAACTGTACAACTACCTACTCGACCATGGCCCGCTTCCTATGCCAAAGGTGCAAAAGATTTTTGCACAGCTTGTCGGCGCTGTCAGCTATGTGCACATGCAGTCCTGCGTCCATCGCGACCTCAAGCTCGAGAACATTCTCTTTGATACACACGAAAACGTGAAGCTGGTCGATTTTGGCTTTACGAGAGAGTACGAGGGCCGAACAAATCATTTGCAGACTTTTTGTGGAACAATATGCTACTCGGCGCCGGAAATGTTGAAAGGCGAGAAGTATGCCGGTGAAAAGGTGGACGTGTGGAGTTTGGGCATCATTCTCTTCGCCCTGCTCTGCGGAGAGCTTCCttttgacgacgatgacgacaacGTAACTCGAACGAAGATTCTCACTGAAGAACCAAACTTCCCCGAACACTGTCCGGCTGAAGCGATTCCTCTTATCAAATCCCTTCTCTCGAAACGTCCTATACTCCGACCAGGACTCCCGGAGATTCTGGCTCATCCTTTTCTAGCAGAGCATGCGCCAGCGCAACAGGCTATTCTTGAAACGAAAGCCCTGCCCCCATTTTCTACCCTGTTGGAGAAAGACTGCCTACATCGTATGCGAAGTGCTGGAGTAGACACCGATGCCATTATTGAGAGCGTCATGGCACAAAAGTGCAATGCCCTGGCTGGATGGTGGACGCTATTGCTTGAGAAGGAAGAACGAAAACTTCGccggagagagagaaagaggaaagagagagaaaaggataTGGACAAGAGCCTTCATCGAATCTCAGTAGCGTCAAGTCGTTTCGAGCGGATGCTGCAGGATgtggacgaagatggcggccTAACCAAGCAGTTTATCAAATTAGGAGAACCAGCAATGCCCAGGACCCGAGGGAGACCAGATCGTAGGAGTGCGCACTACTACGACTTGGCGATCCACGACGTTTCTTACTTTACTGCCGATGGCAGTCGTTCGAATGCTCCGCAAACTCCGGATGAAAATGGCCGCCACCGTTCCATCGATAGCCATTCTATCCGCTCAGTCTCGACGACGCGCAACTATCGACCGATTCCGCCGCCTAAGGAGGGTATTCTACGAAGTGCTAGATCTCGAGGCTCAACTCTGCATCTCGTCACTACCACCGAATCGCTGGGTCTTGATAACCACAGTGCTCCTCCCAGCAGTTCTCAACAACAGGACGATAGTAGTTTACaaaaagcgaagaagaggcccAGCCAGGCCATAATTGCTCACTGGAAGAATTGGACTCATTGGTTCATCGAGAATACCACGAGAAGACGGCGTGGGCACGAAAGGCGTACCAGTCGAAGTGTGCCGGATCTTCACAATAAAGAAGGCAGCGCGAAAAGCATCAATGATGTTAGTCCCAGGCCGCAAACGAGCAAAAACCCAAACACCGGCTTAATAGGCGCAAATCCTACTGCTCCTCTTCCCAAGGGAGTCATTCCAAACGGTCTCGTCGCTAAGGCCAACGGATCATCTAGTTATGGGTCTCTTCGAGGAAGCATCAGTGGGCCTGTAGGGACACCATCTCAACAGCCGTTGAGGCCTAAAATTGCCACGTCGCAGGCCTATAAACGCCAGTCATTatcgccatcaccattaACGCCTCGGGGCACTGTCCGCCGCTCGTCAGCAGGCttgagagggagaaaatcgacttcatcttccgTGTCTTCAGTGCGATCCatgcatcaccaccatcataCCCACTCCAAGGCGTCTTCCACCAGCTCTACAGGCTCTGTATCAACTACCAAAACGCCGCTGGCTCGCGGACACTCGCCTCACCACTCTGTTAAAGTTCTACCTGCGACTCCTACGGGCACGGGTTTCCCCTCCAACATCCGTCTTGTTCGAATGCCGCCCGCTCCCGCTCCTACAATGAACATGTACAACGAAGGCATGCCAAGCCAGCCGCAAGCTCCTGGGTCACCAAACCCATTTGGCACGGGTGTCATGTTtgcaaagagaaagaagaatctGTTCAAGGGCCCGGGTCTTAGCTTTGGAGGCTCCTCCCATGGACATCGAAATGGTGGTAGCGGATCTCATTCTCACTCCCGCAGTGGTAGCGCCTCGGGACTGGGCCGACATTCCGGAGAGATTACCATccaggaagaagatgaagaccaCATGGGCGGTgtcgacgaagaggaggaagaggaggagattgaggaggTCGATGCGTTTAGCCCCTTGGTTGGTGGCCCGGGCGAAATCATTGAAGAACAGATccttgaagacgaagaagcaacCACTCCTACGGCGGAGGTACACAGCCCGGATATACAGAGTCCATCGGCGATTTCTCCTAGAAATACAGTGCTTGCTTAG
- a CDS encoding uncharacterized protein (EggNog:ENOG41), with product MPKVQKIFAQLVGAVSYVHMQSCVHRDLKLENILFDTHENVKLVDFGFTREYEGRTNHLQTFCGTICYSAPEMLKGEKYAGEKVDVWSLGIILFALLCGELPFDDDDDNVTRTKILTEEPNFPEHCPAEAIPLIKSLLSKRPILRPGLPEILAHPFLAEHAPAQQAILETKALPPFSTLLEKDCLHRMRSAGVDTDAIIESVMAQKCNALAGWWTLLLEKEERKLRRRERKRKEREKDMDKSLHRISVASSRFERMLQDVDEDGGLTKQFIKLGEPAMPRTRGRPDRRSAHYYDLAIHDVSYFTADGSRSNAPQTPDENGRHRSIDSHSIRSVSTTRNYRPIPPPKEGILRSARSRGSTLHLVTTTESLGLDNHSAPPSSSQQQDDSSLQKAKKRPSQAIIAHWKNWTHWFIENTTRRRRGHERRTSRSVPDLHNKEGSAKSINDVSPRPQTSKNPNTGLIGANPTAPLPKGVIPNGLVAKANGSSSYGSLRGSISGPVGTPSQQPLRPKIATSQAYKRQSLSPSPLTPRGTVRRSSAGLRGRKSTSSSVSSVRSMHHHHHTHSKASSTSSTGSVSTTKTPLARGHSPHHSVKVLPATPTGTGFPSNIRLVRMPPAPAPTMNMYNEGMPSQPQAPGSPNPFGTGVMFAKRKKNLFKGPGLSFGGSSHGHRNGGSGSHSHSRSGSASGLGRHSGEITIQEEDEDHMGGVDEEEEEEEIEEVDAFSPLVGGPGEIIEEQILEDEEATTPTAEVHSPDIQSPSAISPRNTVLA from the coding sequence ATGCCAAAGGTGCAAAAGATTTTTGCACAGCTTGTCGGCGCTGTCAGCTATGTGCACATGCAGTCCTGCGTCCATCGCGACCTCAAGCTCGAGAACATTCTCTTTGATACACACGAAAACGTGAAGCTGGTCGATTTTGGCTTTACGAGAGAGTACGAGGGCCGAACAAATCATTTGCAGACTTTTTGTGGAACAATATGCTACTCGGCGCCGGAAATGTTGAAAGGCGAGAAGTATGCCGGTGAAAAGGTGGACGTGTGGAGTTTGGGCATCATTCTCTTCGCCCTGCTCTGCGGAGAGCTTCCttttgacgacgatgacgacaacGTAACTCGAACGAAGATTCTCACTGAAGAACCAAACTTCCCCGAACACTGTCCGGCTGAAGCGATTCCTCTTATCAAATCCCTTCTCTCGAAACGTCCTATACTCCGACCAGGACTCCCGGAGATTCTGGCTCATCCTTTTCTAGCAGAGCATGCGCCAGCGCAACAGGCTATTCTTGAAACGAAAGCCCTGCCCCCATTTTCTACCCTGTTGGAGAAAGACTGCCTACATCGTATGCGAAGTGCTGGAGTAGACACCGATGCCATTATTGAGAGCGTCATGGCACAAAAGTGCAATGCCCTGGCTGGATGGTGGACGCTATTGCTTGAGAAGGAAGAACGAAAACTTCGccggagagagagaaagaggaaagagagagaaaaggataTGGACAAGAGCCTTCATCGAATCTCAGTAGCGTCAAGTCGTTTCGAGCGGATGCTGCAGGATgtggacgaagatggcggccTAACCAAGCAGTTTATCAAATTAGGAGAACCAGCAATGCCCAGGACCCGAGGGAGACCAGATCGTAGGAGTGCGCACTACTACGACTTGGCGATCCACGACGTTTCTTACTTTACTGCCGATGGCAGTCGTTCGAATGCTCCGCAAACTCCGGATGAAAATGGCCGCCACCGTTCCATCGATAGCCATTCTATCCGCTCAGTCTCGACGACGCGCAACTATCGACCGATTCCGCCGCCTAAGGAGGGTATTCTACGAAGTGCTAGATCTCGAGGCTCAACTCTGCATCTCGTCACTACCACCGAATCGCTGGGTCTTGATAACCACAGTGCTCCTCCCAGCAGTTCTCAACAACAGGACGATAGTAGTTTACaaaaagcgaagaagaggcccAGCCAGGCCATAATTGCTCACTGGAAGAATTGGACTCATTGGTTCATCGAGAATACCACGAGAAGACGGCGTGGGCACGAAAGGCGTACCAGTCGAAGTGTGCCGGATCTTCACAATAAAGAAGGCAGCGCGAAAAGCATCAATGATGTTAGTCCCAGGCCGCAAACGAGCAAAAACCCAAACACCGGCTTAATAGGCGCAAATCCTACTGCTCCTCTTCCCAAGGGAGTCATTCCAAACGGTCTCGTCGCTAAGGCCAACGGATCATCTAGTTATGGGTCTCTTCGAGGAAGCATCAGTGGGCCTGTAGGGACACCATCTCAACAGCCGTTGAGGCCTAAAATTGCCACGTCGCAGGCCTATAAACGCCAGTCATTatcgccatcaccattaACGCCTCGGGGCACTGTCCGCCGCTCGTCAGCAGGCttgagagggagaaaatcgacttcatcttccgTGTCTTCAGTGCGATCCatgcatcaccaccatcataCCCACTCCAAGGCGTCTTCCACCAGCTCTACAGGCTCTGTATCAACTACCAAAACGCCGCTGGCTCGCGGACACTCGCCTCACCACTCTGTTAAAGTTCTACCTGCGACTCCTACGGGCACGGGTTTCCCCTCCAACATCCGTCTTGTTCGAATGCCGCCCGCTCCCGCTCCTACAATGAACATGTACAACGAAGGCATGCCAAGCCAGCCGCAAGCTCCTGGGTCACCAAACCCATTTGGCACGGGTGTCATGTTtgcaaagagaaagaagaatctGTTCAAGGGCCCGGGTCTTAGCTTTGGAGGCTCCTCCCATGGACATCGAAATGGTGGTAGCGGATCTCATTCTCACTCCCGCAGTGGTAGCGCCTCGGGACTGGGCCGACATTCCGGAGAGATTACCATccaggaagaagatgaagaccaCATGGGCGGTgtcgacgaagaggaggaagaggaggagattgaggaggTCGATGCGTTTAGCCCCTTGGTTGGTGGCCCGGGCGAAATCATTGAAGAACAGATccttgaagacgaagaagcaacCACTCCTACGGCGGAGGTACACAGCCCGGATATACAGAGTCCATCGGCGATTTCTCCTAGAAATACAGTGCTTGCTTAG